A stretch of the Vigna radiata var. radiata cultivar VC1973A chromosome 9, Vradiata_ver6, whole genome shotgun sequence genome encodes the following:
- the LOC106773382 gene encoding uncharacterized protein LOC106773382, translating into MPFLVLDDLDALCNYDWSSAIHTYLLKSLNRCNKKILTGEIEDSLSISGAAAVLQLWLYERLSLHGNTSLKVFPRILRFRSLDYGMAEIEVLFQKGKVQFDWYLSSSDLKNPLIRAALNIGAVGTSDQAPQQEDDSYECALASRVEKIKRNNQRMRNLKEEIAALREQLSHQRKMRKCEPNPSVHVVGEGNKEAAAHGEGAEQCAHEEPLPQGSGHATPFAADEEVGDEEFVQQQRSFIDIGDEEEIEVPVGVEPMVVEPLYTFIGDPRETVDVFMLYFLATRKDIVHSYVCEIMGQLLTTKDCNSLGHRECVDNMVIIFAATLFMYSEKRSSGSIKRFIFSPMFATHFLEGNKKRNTKRHVWQLSDYQAYFLNELVRVKDLLNGEWVFIPVVHSGHWWCYALKVCTRQFFVIDSLEKGIRGRSAIDKSIANNIEHFWGLLTNTLEDSKIALNVQQAKIPVQPNTFDCGVIMMKVFEIWDGEDKYDGKSMPNYTTEELTEFRKKYLIDWILDEENVWRYSILKLFGLL; encoded by the exons ATGCCTTTTCTAGTTTTAGATGATTTGGATGCTTTATGTAATTATGATTGGAGTTCGGCCATACACACATATcttctaaaaagtttaaatagaTGTAATAAGAAAATTCTTACTGGAGAGATTGAAGATTCTCTAAGCATTAGTGGGGCTGCTGCTGTGTTGCAG CTTTGGTTGTATGAACGACTGTCCTTGCATGGTAATACTTCTCTTAAGGTGTTTCCACGGATTCTGCGATTTCGTTCATTGGATTACGGCATGGCAGAAATCGAAGTTTTGTTCCAGAAAGGAAAG GTACAATTTGATTGGTACCTTTCATCCAGTGATCTTAAAAATCCTTTAATCCGTGCTGCATTGAATATAGGTGCTGTGGGAACCAGTGACCAAGCACCTCAACAAGAAGATGATAGTTATGAATGTGCACTTGCTTCAAGAgtggagaaaataaaaagaaacaaccaAAGAATGAGAAACCTAAAGGAAGAAATAGCTGCTTTAAGGGAGCAACTTAGTCATCAAAGAAAGATGAGGAAATGTGAACCAAATCCTTCTGTTCATGTTGTTGGTGAGGGGAATAAAGAGGCAGCAGCACATGGAGAAGGTGCAGAACAATGTGCACATGAAGAACCTTTACCTCAAGGAAGTGGACATGCAACACCTTTTGCTGCAGATGAAGAAGTTGGTGATGAAGAATTCGTTCAGCAGCAAAGAAGTTTCATCGACATTGGTGATGAGGAGGAGATTGAAGTACCTGTTGGTGTTGAACCCATGGTTGTAGAGCCGTTGTATACCTTTATAGGTGATCCTAGAGAAACGGTTGATGTATTTATGTTGTACTTCCTTGCGACACGCAAAGACATTGTACACAG CTATGTTTGTGAAATAATGGGTCAATTGCTGACCACCAAGGATTGTAACTCTTTAGGGCATAGAGAATGTGTTGACAACATG GTTATAATTTTTGCAGCAACCCTGTTTATGTATTCTGAGAAACGGTCGAGTGGATCCATAAAGCGGTTTATATTCAGTCCAATGTTTGCG ACCCATTTCCTGGAAggcaataaaaaaagaaacaccaAAAGACATGTGTGGCAGCTTAGTGATTACCAGGCTTATTTCCTTAATGAGCTAGTGAGAGTGAAAGATTTATTGAATGGTGAATGG GTGTTCATCCCAGTTGTTCATAGTGGTCACTGGTGGTGCTATGCACTGAAGGTTTGCACCAGGCAGTTTTTTGTGATTGACTCATTAGAGAAGGGAATCAGAGGACGTTCTGCGATAGACAAAAGCATT GCAAATAACATTGAACACTTTTGGGGTTTGCTGACAAATACATTGGAAGATTCTAAGATTGCTTTGAATGTTCAACAAGCGAAAATTCCTGTCCAACCTAACAC ATTTGATTGTGGTGTGATCATGATGAAAGTCTTCGAAATTTGGGATGGGGAGGACAAATATGATGGGAAAAGCATGCCTAATTATACTACA GAAGAATTGACTGAGTTTCGGAAGAAGTATTTAATTGACTGGATCTTAGACGAGGAGAATGTTTGGAGATATTCAATTCTGAAGCTTTTTGGATTACTAtag